In one window of Streptomyces sp. NBC_01224 DNA:
- a CDS encoding carbohydrate ABC transporter permease, whose amino-acid sequence MSTSTPQVLRPDRKKHRIGYNIAGLVAFVLMAFPVYWLVVSSLRPNAEIRSYDQTLWPTSITFDNFSRAIKQPNFGTAIESSLIVCGVAVLGGMLLATIAAFAIGRFRFRGRKFFMIVLLVVQLLPPTAMLIPIYIQLNDLGGLNEYWGVIVIYLVSTLPFATWMIRGFVINIPQELEESAMVDGCSRMGAFWRVTFPLLAPGLAAASIFSLITAWNEYLLAYVVLQDNDKYTLNVWLMNFTTSRGIDYGALMAASTLIAIPVVAFFLLVQKYMATGLTSGAVKG is encoded by the coding sequence GTGAGTACCTCCACCCCCCAGGTCCTCCGCCCGGACCGCAAGAAGCACCGCATCGGCTACAACATCGCGGGCCTCGTCGCCTTCGTGCTGATGGCGTTCCCGGTCTACTGGCTGGTCGTCAGCTCCCTGCGGCCCAACGCCGAGATCCGCAGCTACGACCAGACGCTCTGGCCGACGTCGATCACCTTCGACAACTTCTCCCGGGCCATCAAGCAGCCGAACTTCGGCACGGCCATCGAATCCAGCCTCATCGTGTGCGGCGTCGCCGTCCTCGGCGGCATGCTGCTGGCCACGATCGCGGCCTTCGCCATCGGCCGCTTCCGGTTCCGCGGGCGCAAGTTCTTCATGATCGTGCTGCTCGTCGTCCAGCTGCTGCCCCCGACGGCCATGCTGATCCCCATCTACATCCAGCTCAACGACCTCGGTGGGCTCAACGAGTACTGGGGCGTCATCGTCATCTACCTCGTCTCCACCCTGCCGTTCGCGACGTGGATGATCCGCGGCTTCGTGATCAACATTCCGCAGGAACTCGAAGAGTCGGCCATGGTCGACGGCTGCAGCCGGATGGGAGCGTTCTGGCGCGTCACCTTCCCCCTGCTGGCCCCCGGCCTTGCCGCTGCGTCCATCTTCTCGCTGATCACGGCCTGGAACGAATACCTGCTCGCCTACGTCGTGCTGCAGGACAACGACAAATACACGCTCAACGTGTGGCTGATGAACTTCACCACCTCGCGAGGCATCGACTACGGCGCGCTGATGGCGGCTTCGACGCTGATCGCCATTCCGGTCGTGGCCTTCTTCCTGCTGGTCCAGAAGTACATGGCGACCGGCCTCACCTCCGGCGCCGTGAAGGGATAA
- a CDS encoding carbohydrate ABC transporter permease — translation MSAADMKAADPPVSVPRAPEGTQPQSAKNVNRPRRKAGALLPYLLIAPAFIAIAAVFVWPFIKTVIMSFQDVGRRELWSGDAAPWVGFDQFTNILGDGEFWNVVLRTIVFMVVCVVATMAVGLGLSMLMQRMSTWVRLLLTAALVAAWSMPLLVATSIFRWFADSDYGVLNMVLTKYFGIDVQGHNWFLDPKQGFVIIGAVVVWGAVPFVSVTLYAALTQVPKELEEAASLDGAGTFGVFRFVTWPVIKPVFQMVATLSVLWDFNVFGQIFLMRGNKPEPEYSVLGIYSFEKAFESNSFSQGAAISLITVLLLSGVAVYYLRQLLKIGEVE, via the coding sequence GTGAGTGCCGCCGATATGAAAGCAGCCGACCCGCCGGTGTCCGTCCCGCGGGCCCCTGAGGGGACGCAACCTCAGTCTGCGAAGAACGTGAACCGTCCACGGCGGAAGGCCGGCGCTCTGCTGCCGTACCTCCTGATAGCCCCGGCGTTCATCGCGATTGCCGCCGTGTTCGTCTGGCCCTTCATCAAGACGGTCATCATGTCCTTCCAGGACGTGGGCCGCCGTGAGCTGTGGTCGGGAGATGCCGCTCCGTGGGTGGGCTTCGACCAGTTCACCAACATCCTCGGAGACGGCGAGTTCTGGAACGTCGTCCTGCGGACCATCGTCTTCATGGTCGTCTGCGTCGTTGCGACCATGGCCGTCGGCCTGGGCCTCTCCATGCTCATGCAGCGGATGTCCACGTGGGTACGGCTCCTGCTGACCGCCGCGCTGGTCGCCGCCTGGTCCATGCCGCTCCTCGTGGCCACCTCCATCTTCCGGTGGTTCGCGGACTCCGACTACGGCGTCCTGAACATGGTGCTGACCAAATACTTCGGGATCGACGTACAGGGACACAACTGGTTCCTGGACCCGAAGCAGGGCTTCGTCATCATCGGTGCGGTAGTGGTCTGGGGCGCTGTTCCCTTCGTCTCCGTGACCCTGTACGCCGCGCTGACCCAGGTCCCCAAAGAGCTCGAAGAAGCCGCCTCACTCGACGGAGCCGGCACCTTCGGCGTCTTCCGCTTCGTCACCTGGCCCGTCATCAAGCCGGTCTTCCAGATGGTCGCCACCCTGTCCGTGCTCTGGGACTTCAACGTCTTCGGCCAGATCTTCCTGATGCGCGGCAACAAGCCGGAACCCGAGTACTCCGTCCTCGGCATCTACTCGTTCGAGAAGGCATTCGAGTCCAACTCGTTCAGCCAGGGCGCCGCCATCTCACTCATCACGGTCCTGCTGCTCTCCGGCGTCGCCGTGTACTACCTGCGCCAGCTGCTCAAGATCGGAGAGGTCGAGTGA
- a CDS encoding sugar ABC transporter substrate-binding protein — translation MKRKLIAAIGVAGMLVSIAACGSNDDKTSSKDPKDRKETLTVWLMSDAQSTWPELVKDVNSQFKAKYPNVKVNVQYQTWADKAKKLDAALAGDKFPDVVELGNTETMTYILNGALGEIDPKKYENSDTWIKGLKDTCAFEGKQYCVPYYAGARVAIYNKDMFKAGTGKDTLPATQDELTAALDKIGTKYGKDKAFSPLYLPGRYWYAAMSYVAAEGGQIAKYDEGKKEWKSTLSTPEAQKGITDFVELVKKYNHGDKTKDEADHANVMANEKTALLYGNGWEAGSVIDSKANGNPKLEGKIATAGMPGPNGKALPSFIGGSDLATISKSKIQDLGEEWISMFTSEKSEEVLASKNILPNNTKQLEPLKAKPETAAIANAVPDAWFTPIAPGWTAIEKKETLEIMLLDIIKGKSVADATKAADAEIDSMINKES, via the coding sequence GTGAAGCGCAAGCTCATCGCGGCGATCGGCGTCGCGGGCATGTTGGTTTCGATCGCAGCGTGTGGTTCGAACGACGACAAGACTTCGTCCAAGGATCCGAAGGACCGTAAGGAGACGCTCACCGTCTGGTTGATGTCGGACGCGCAGAGCACCTGGCCCGAACTGGTCAAGGATGTCAACAGCCAGTTCAAGGCGAAGTACCCCAACGTCAAGGTCAATGTCCAGTACCAGACGTGGGCGGACAAGGCCAAGAAGCTCGACGCCGCTCTGGCCGGTGACAAGTTCCCGGACGTCGTCGAGCTCGGTAACACCGAGACCATGACGTACATCCTCAACGGGGCTCTCGGCGAGATCGATCCGAAGAAGTACGAGAACTCGGACACCTGGATCAAGGGCCTGAAGGACACTTGTGCCTTCGAGGGCAAGCAGTACTGCGTGCCCTACTACGCGGGCGCCCGCGTAGCGATCTACAACAAGGACATGTTCAAGGCCGGCACCGGCAAGGACACCCTCCCCGCCACGCAGGACGAGCTGACCGCCGCGCTCGACAAGATCGGCACGAAGTACGGCAAGGACAAGGCGTTCTCGCCGCTGTACCTGCCGGGTCGGTACTGGTACGCCGCGATGTCCTACGTCGCAGCCGAGGGCGGCCAGATAGCCAAGTACGACGAGGGCAAGAAGGAGTGGAAGTCCACCCTCTCCACCCCCGAGGCCCAGAAGGGCATCACGGACTTCGTCGAGCTGGTCAAGAAGTACAACCACGGAGACAAGACCAAGGACGAGGCGGACCACGCCAACGTCATGGCCAACGAGAAGACCGCGCTTCTCTACGGCAACGGCTGGGAAGCCGGCAGCGTCATCGACTCCAAGGCGAACGGCAACCCGAAGCTGGAAGGCAAGATCGCCACGGCGGGTATGCCCGGCCCGAACGGCAAGGCCCTCCCGTCCTTCATCGGCGGCTCCGACCTGGCCACCATCTCCAAGTCCAAGATCCAGGATCTCGGCGAGGAGTGGATCTCGATGTTCACCAGCGAGAAGTCCGAAGAAGTGCTCGCTTCCAAGAACATCCTTCCGAACAACACCAAGCAGCTTGAGCCGCTGAAGGCCAAGCCGGAGACCGCGGCCATCGCCAACGCCGTGCCGGACGCATGGTTCACGCCGATCGCCCCGGGCTGGACGGCGATCGAGAAGAAGGAAACGCTCGAGATCATGCTGCTCGACATCATCAAGGGCAAGTCGGTCGCGGACGCCACCAAGGCGGCCGACGCGGAGATCGACTCGATGATCAACAAGGAGTCCTGA
- a CDS encoding GntR family transcriptional regulator: MGADGGSTENETGATTRTARVPKYYRLKRHLLEMTDTMPPGTPVPPERTLAAEFDTSRTTVRQALQELVVEGRLERIQGKGTFVAKPKVSQALQLTSYTEDMRAQGLEPTSQLLDIGYVTADDTLAGLLDITTGGRVLRIERLRLASGEPMAIETTHLSAKRFPALRRSLVKYTSLYTALAEVYDVRLAEAEETIETSLATPREAGLLGTDVGLPMLMLSRHSLDGRGEPVEWVRSVYRGDRYKFVARLKRPTD; this comes from the coding sequence ATGGGTGCCGACGGGGGCAGTACGGAGAACGAGACGGGCGCGACCACGCGGACGGCGCGCGTCCCGAAGTACTACCGGCTGAAGCGACATCTCCTGGAGATGACGGACACCATGCCGCCGGGCACTCCCGTGCCCCCGGAGCGGACCCTGGCCGCCGAGTTCGACACCTCGCGCACGACCGTGCGCCAGGCGCTCCAGGAGCTGGTCGTCGAGGGCCGGTTGGAGCGTATCCAGGGCAAGGGCACCTTTGTCGCCAAGCCGAAGGTCTCACAGGCCCTGCAACTCACTTCCTACACCGAGGACATGCGCGCCCAGGGCCTGGAACCGACATCCCAGTTGCTGGACATCGGCTACGTCACGGCCGATGACACGCTCGCCGGTCTGCTCGACATCACCACCGGCGGCCGAGTGCTGCGGATCGAGCGGCTGCGGCTCGCCAGCGGGGAGCCGATGGCGATCGAGACCACCCACCTTTCGGCCAAACGCTTTCCCGCGCTGCGCCGTTCACTGGTGAAGTACACCTCTCTCTACACGGCACTGGCGGAGGTGTACGACGTACGGCTGGCCGAGGCCGAGGAGACCATCGAGACCTCGCTCGCCACCCCACGCGAAGCCGGACTGCTCGGTACGGACGTGGGCCTGCCGATGCTGATGCTGTCCCGGCACTCGCTCGACGGGCGGGGCGAGCCGGTGGAATGGGTGCGCTCGGTGTACCGCGGCGACCGGTACAAGTTCGTGGCGCGACTCAAGCGACCCACGGACTAG
- a CDS encoding DUF3311 domain-containing protein, with the protein MSAGPEGKPPTVTPVRVVIALCLIAPFVAMLWVSSYAKVDPTFIGIPFFYWYQMLWVLISTALTMIAYKLWQRDQRARRGGASA; encoded by the coding sequence ATGTCAGCAGGCCCAGAAGGAAAACCACCGACCGTCACACCGGTACGGGTGGTCATCGCCCTCTGTCTCATCGCGCCGTTCGTGGCGATGCTCTGGGTGAGTTCGTACGCGAAGGTGGACCCCACCTTCATCGGCATTCCGTTCTTCTACTGGTACCAGATGCTCTGGGTGCTGATCTCCACCGCGCTCACGATGATCGCGTACAAGCTGTGGCAGCGTGACCAGCGCGCCCGCAGGGGGGGTGCGTCGGCATGA